Genomic DNA from Halomicroarcula saliterrae:
GGACTCCTATCAACGAGTGGTGGCGGTCGATCTACGACGACATCGATACCCGGATGGTCACAGTCGAAACGGCAATTCAGCGGTCGCGGGCAATCGCGTATGACTTCGAAGAACTCCCGTTCAGTCTGCAGGAGTGTTACACGTACTGGGGGATCGCGAAGAAGTACGCCGAACGGGCGGCGAATCGAGCACAGACAATTGCCCGTCCGACAACTCGCCCAACCGTGTTCAATATCCAGTTGTCGTTGCTCATTGCGCTTCTTGAAGAGTACAATGGGTCGATGGCTTCGAATTCCTATCAAGAGTATATCGAAGTAGCCGGCGAGCTCTACCGGACGCCGTCGATGATGATTCAACTGGCCATGCAGGAGCACGACAAGCAAACTACCGATTCAACTGACCGAGTGCTTCCCGGCGACCAGCAGACTCTATCTGATTCGTTAGAAGATCTCATCGACATTCCTGGAATCTCCGTCGACTCGGAAGTGGATCTCTCGAACAAACAGGCCCAGCGTGTCCAACACGGTGTTCAGAGGCAATTGGACCACTTGGGATGACTGACTCTGCAGCAGCACGATGATACTATTTTATAGATTCCGCGGAAAATATAATATATGTCTGAGAGTCCTACTCGACACTCCCATCCCCTCGATTTGATGCTCGCAGTATCTGATGTCGTGGTGAATAAGCGGTATGCCCAAATCTACGCTCAAGTGCTTACACTCGATACCCCGACTGTCGAGGAGCTCTCTGAAGATCTTGATAGTTCGACCACCACTGTCTATGAGGACGTGAAGCACCTGGTTGAGAGTGGCATCCTTGAGCGCGTTACTGAGACTCAGCCACACCGATATCAGGCCCGAGACATCGATCTCAACGTCCAAGCCGGAGATGAAACCTATGAGATTACGCCGGCGCTGTTCGTTGCTCTAGCTCGCAGTGGAACGAATGAGAATCTTCGATTGTTTATAGACCGTCACGGCACAGGCGGGCTTGCAGGCGCACTCGAGTACGCTCGTAACTACGTTCAGGGTCAGATGAACGCCCGAATTATGGCACGCGAGCAGGATATACCCGTTCTGGAAGCGGAGACCATTCTACAGGAGCTGCGTGACGTGCTCCTCGATGTCGAACCGGATCGAGAACAGAGTCCTGATATCGAAGAGGTGGAAGCCGAAGTTGACGATAGAAATTACGAGTGAACGGCGTCAAATTACGCCGTACCCCCGGGACGCCTCCCAAATTTGGAGGCAAATTATTTTTGCGAGCAACTGTAATCTCTAACCATGTCTCAGGAAGTCGAAGACGAAACTACGGTGAACGAGAGCTACTCGGTCACGGTTCCAGCAGCGGTACGCCGAGAAGCAGGTGTTGAGGCAGGCGATAAACTCCGTTGGCACGTCGACGAGGATGGGACACTCTCTGTTAAACTCGTGAAGCAACAGTACGGGGCATTTTCAGAGCTAGAGCCAGTTGATGTGGGTGAAGCAACTGACGCCGCCGAGGACCACGATCTCATCGCTGGAGACTATTGATGGCCGCAGTCGTGGTTGACGCGAATATTCTCATTGCCGCCCGACTGTCTCGCGACCAGAACCACGAGCGAGGTGCCGCTATCTCCGAAGCTATCGATCAGGGCCAACTCCCAACAGCATATGTCCTTAGTGATGTCCTCGAAGAGGTCATCAATTATCTGCAAGCCCGGGGTGGGCATGATGTCGCTACTAAGACGCTGGATGCACTCATCGAAAGTAGCGGATTCTCACTCAAACAGACACCAAAATCTGACTTTGACGCCGGCCGTTCGGTGTTCCGTCAGTACGAATCGCTCTCGTTAACTGACGCTGTTATCGTGGCAGCGATGCAGCGTGAGGACATTGAGTATCTCTACAGCTTCGATGACGGATTCGACAGTGTACCTGATATCACTCGTCTCACCACGCCGGATAATCCGTTTGACCAGTAGTCAAAGGAGTTTGGAATTGCAATTCAGCGGCTCTGTTGAGATCCTTCGTGGCCAAAGGGCCGATACGGTGAATCGTTCGATACAGTGAACTCAAATATCAGTCAACCTGGTGACTTACCCGGCACCTGTCAGGAACACCGTACGAGGGCGGTGTTTAGTTAAGCGTGAAAAGTGAGGCGGGCGAATTTCTTGGTGCTCTATGCCAGAAATCGTCCGCCTCAGCGGTAGTAGCGACTGGATAGATTTGGATTTTGTGGAACGCGAGCGGACACCCGAGCGAGCGATGAAGCTCGGTATTCAGATGCACGTGGCTGGTCTATCACTATCGAATACTATCTCTGTTCTTGATAATTTGGGTGTCAATCGTTCCAGAAAAGCCGTCCACGATTGGGTGCAAAAAGCCGATTTACAGCCAATCAGCGGCAAATCACCGAATCAGATTGCAGTCGACGAAACGGTGATTCGAATCAACGATCAACAGTTCTGGCTGTACGCCGCCGCGAATCCGGCAACAAACGAAATTCTCCATCTACGGCTATTTTCGACCACTACAACCGCTCTCACCGAAATATTTCTCAAAGAACTGCAGCAAAAACATGATGTCGAAACCGCCGTATTTCTCGTAGATGGTGCGAAACACCTCCGAGCTGCCCTTCAACGAGCAGGCCTCCGATTTCAGACAGAACGCCACGGAAATCGGAACGCTGTCGAACGTATCTTTCGAGAAGTAAAACGACGAACCTCTTCTTTCTCAAACTGTTTCAGCCACGTCGAACCAAGTACAGCTGAAAATTGGCTCCAGAGTTTCGCTCGCTGGCACAATGCTCCAAACTAAACACGACCCCTCTGGAGGGCGGTGTTTAGTTAAGCGCGAAAAGTGAGGCAGATGACGAACCTCCTCTTTTTCGAACTGTTTCAGCCACGTCGAACCAGAAACAGGTCACACACTTACCGCGCCCAACGGCTACTTCTCAGAAGTCTATTAGAAAAGCCGTGCAAGACTTAGGGGGCGCACGTATCGGTTAAGATAGGGAGATTGCTCAGCAAATCGTGTACGTCGATGAGGGAGTACCGTCTTCCTGAATCATCACATATGCGCCTCCATAACACTGATTCGTCTTGATAGTTACCTGCCCGGTTTCATTACGCGCAGTCCAATAGATCTGAAACGTCTCGATACCTTCAGGAGACGCTCTATCGGTGTTGTATACCTCTCGGTCTTCGTCGGGGTCAAGTACATAACTCTGATTGTGAACGGTCTCCCCCGTCGCATTTCGTACAACAGTAATGTCGAACGATGCGCTCTCATTGCCATAGTTTTCGAGATACACTGGATGATCTGAGGCCGGTTGTTCCGAAGCGGGAGTCCCCATACATCCAGTTACGAATAATATCGCTGTGAAAGCACAGAACGCCTTCAGCCAGCGGTCTCGCATGACTTGAGCATATAGTAATCAGCATGAATACTTTCTGTTGAATACGCATTCGTACCAAGCGGTCGTTTCGTCCCATTTACCACCGGATAATAGGATTTCGACAGAAATAGCTTAGCGACCCACCGGTTCAGAGCTGAATTTATCTCTCCCTGCTGGATGAGGAGTGCAGAACATGCCTCCACACATAGAAGCATGTCTATCAATTCATCCACGACACAGACGAGTAGCGATGGGTCTCCGGAGGGACAGCGGGTTCTCTCCCACTTAGTCCACCGACTCCTGCGAGCCGAAGGAGGGAGTGTACCTGTCGAACGGGTCACGCTCAGAGTCTCGGATTTCACTGACTTGAGCGACCAGCAAGCAGCAGACCTCATCGACGAAGGAGAGAAGAGCGGAATATACACACTCACACGCTCGAGTGGCGGTAGCGCAACTATCGACAACGTCGTTCCCCAGGGAGAGGAACCGGAGGTGATTACCGCCGCATTTGGTCAGGGTCCACCAGACGACACTGTTGACTTCCGTATAATCGGTGTCGTAACTGATTCAATCAACGATGCACTCCAGGAAGCCGGCTACACTGACTTGGGGGCCCTCTCGGAGGCAGACATCGACGACCTCACACACTTGACTAGTACCCTCACTGAGA
This window encodes:
- a CDS encoding DUF7437 domain-containing protein translates to MSESPTRHSHPLDLMLAVSDVVVNKRYAQIYAQVLTLDTPTVEELSEDLDSSTTTVYEDVKHLVESGILERVTETQPHRYQARDIDLNVQAGDETYEITPALFVALARSGTNENLRLFIDRHGTGGLAGALEYARNYVQGQMNARIMAREQDIPVLEAETILQELRDVLLDVEPDREQSPDIEEVEAEVDDRNYE
- a CDS encoding type II toxin-antitoxin system VapC family toxin, which translates into the protein MAAVVVDANILIAARLSRDQNHERGAAISEAIDQGQLPTAYVLSDVLEEVINYLQARGGHDVATKTLDALIESSGFSLKQTPKSDFDAGRSVFRQYESLSLTDAVIVAAMQREDIEYLYSFDDGFDSVPDITRLTTPDNPFDQ
- a CDS encoding AbrB/MazE/SpoVT family DNA-binding domain-containing protein, which gives rise to MSQEVEDETTVNESYSVTVPAAVRREAGVEAGDKLRWHVDEDGTLSVKLVKQQYGAFSELEPVDVGEATDAAEDHDLIAGDY
- a CDS encoding IS6 family transposase; its protein translation is MPEIVRLSGSSDWIDLDFVERERTPERAMKLGIQMHVAGLSLSNTISVLDNLGVNRSRKAVHDWVQKADLQPISGKSPNQIAVDETVIRINDQQFWLYAAANPATNEILHLRLFSTTTTALTEIFLKELQQKHDVETAVFLVDGAKHLRAALQRAGLRFQTERHGNRNAVERIFREVKRRTSSFSNCFSHVEPSTAENWLQSFARWHNAPN